In Acetivibrio cellulolyticus CD2, the sequence TGTCGCAACTCCTTCAAAACCCGGTTCAGATGTGGCGGGTGATGCAGCAGCAGCATTGGCACTTATGTATTTGAATTACAAAGACAAGGATTTGGAATATGCAAATCAATGTTTGACTTATGCCAAAGACCTTTATACCTTTGGTATGACTTATAGAGGAAACAGTAAAGGGCAAAGCTATTATCTTCCCAGAGATTATCTCGACGAACTTATGTGGGGTTCAATCTGGCTTTATGTAGCTACAAATGATAAGACCTACATGGATAATGTCGAAAAGCTTATGGTTGAGAAAAAAATCAGTGGAGACAATATGTTTAATGACCATTGGACACAGTGCTGGGATTATGTTTTGACAGGAGTATTTATAAAGCTCGCAACACTTTCATCCGATCCAAAATATAAAATAATTGCTGAAGAACATTTGGATTACTGGCAGAATGGATTGACAACTACTCCAGGAGGGTTGAAATACTTAGATAGCTGGGGAGTTTGTAAGTATCCTGCTGCAGAGAGCATGGCTCAGTTGGTTTATTACAAGCAAACCGGTGATCAGGATTGTCTTAACTTTGCAAAGAGCCAGATAGACTATATTCTAGGTAATAACCCAAATAATATGTCTTATGTAGTTGGTTTTGGAGATAATTATCCCAAGTATCCTCATCACAGAGCCGCAAGTGGAATGCTTGAAGGACCGCCTGCCGATGAAAAGAAGGAAACTCCGGAAAGACATATTTTATATGGTGCTCTTGTTGGTGGAGCAGATATGAGTGATGAATATAATGACGATGTTAACCTATATGTATATTCAGAAACAGGATTAGATTATAATGCTGGGCTTGTTGGTGCACTTGCAGGTATGTCGAAATATTTCGGAAAAGATCAGATGCCTGAAGATACTCCCGGTATCGAAGGTGAACCTACCCAGTATTATACTGAAGCTAAAATATACAAAGCAAATACAGAAGGTGTTACGATTGACCTTAATATGTATAATGTTGTCACATCACCTCCGCAATATGAGAGTGGCTTATCTTGCAGGTATTTCCTAGACTTCTCGGAATACGCTTCTTCAGGAATTAATCCTGCCAAATTCACTACTAAAGTGTATTACTCGCCTGCTGGAGCTGTAATATCTTCAATTAAGCCATGGGATGAGGACAAAAGTATTTATTATGTAGAAATCACTTTCCCTAATGATAAGTTGTATGCAAGAACCTATGTGCAATTTGCTATTTACAATTATGAAAGTAAACTTTGGGATTCTTCAAACGACTTTTCCACTGTAGGGTTAACCAGCACTTATACAAGAATGGAAAATATCCCTATATACAAAAATGGAGTTCAGGTTTCAGGGAAGAATCCGTCAGGCGAAGGGCCTGAAGTAACTCCAACGTTTACTTCAAAAGTCACTCCAACTCCAACCGCAACATCTTCAGATTATATATATGGAGATGTAAATGGGGACGGTTCTGCAAACTCAATAGACTTTGGAGTTATGAGGATGTATTTGCTTGGTATGATAGATGCGTTCCCTTATGAAAATGGCATAAAGGCTGGGGATCTAAACAATAATGGTGATTTTAACTCAATAGATTTTGGTATTATGAGACAATATATGTTGGGTATTATCACTAAGTTACCAGTTGAAAAGTAAAAGAAAAAAACTGGGAGGGGTATGAAATGTATAATGTACAAAAAGAAAGAATAAAAATTCGTATCAAAAGCCGTGGCAGACTGTCAATCTTTTTGTCTCTTGTCCTTATTACTGGACAGCTTTTCTCATCCGGTGCAGTATTTGCAGAGGCACCACCAGAGACTTTTACGCCCGCTGAAGGCTGGGAAAATTATGATTACTTCAACTTTGCAGAAGCCTTGCAAAAATCACTTTATTTTTATGACGCAGAAAAGTGCGGAACTGATGCTGGTTATGATAAAGGTGGAAGGCTTGAGTGGAGAGGTTCCTGCCATGAAGGTGATGAAAAAATACCTCTTGCTGACACATCGCTTTCAAAGGCTTTTTTAGAAAAATATAGAAACATTATTGATCCTGATGGAGATGGGACAGTAGATTTACATGGTGGGTTTCACGATGCCGGAGACCATGTCCGGTTCGGCCTTCCTCAGAGCTATGCAGCCAGTACCCTTGGATGGGGCTTTAATGAATTCCGGGAGTCCTACAAGGCAATTGGAGAAGAGGAGCATATGATTGAGATTTTAAAGTATTTTACTGATACTTTTTTACGTTGCTCTTTTCTTGATGGTGATGGAAATTTGATTGCTTTTTGTTACATGGTAGGAGAAGGAGATGCTGACCATACCTACTGGGGACCTCCGGAACTATATCCTGAAAACATTCCGAGACCTGCTGATTTTGCTACTGCTGAAACTCCAGGGAGTGATGTGTGTGCCAGCACCGCTGCAGCACTTTGTACATCATATATGAATTTTAAGGATACCGACCCGAAATATGCTGAACAATGCCTGACTGTTGCCAAAGCAATGTATGATTTTGCAAAGAAGTACAGAGGAAAACATAATGGTGACGGCTACTACACCTCGGATTATGATGAGGATGAACTGGCGTGGGCAGCAGTATGGCTTTATCAGTGTACTGAAAACATGGATTACATAAAGGATATAACAGCGGTTGATGAAACAGGAAACTATATCGGGTATATGAAAAGGATAATACCCGAAACTTTTAAACAAAATATCTGGTATAATTCATGGGTACACTGTTGGGATGCAGTATGGGGAGGAACATTCTTGAAGCTTAATCAGTTATTCCCTGACAATGAATTGTATAACTTTATTGCACGCTGGAATGTAGAGTATCTGTCAGGTGGTGCTGCAAAACATGAAGACCCGAAAGATACAAATTATTATAAAACATCACCTGCTGGATATTCAATGATAAACGGTTGGGGATCGGCCCGTTACAATGCAGCTGCTCAATTATCAGCACTAGTTTACATGAAATACCATCCCGAAAGGACGGATTTCGGTGAATGGGCAAAGGGCCAAATGGAGTATCTTATGGGAAGAAACCCTATGGGATATTCCTATATAGTTGGTTACGGTTATGAGCAGGGCTTGCCTTTTGCTCATCATCCACACCACAGAGCAGCTCACGGATCAAAAACAAATAGTATGAATGATCCTGAGGAACACAGGCATATTTTATGGGGAGCTCTGGCAGGCGGACCTGATTTAAATGATTATCATATGGATTCAACCACTGAGTACGCTTACAACGAAGTTGCCGTTGACTATAATGCTGCCTTTGTAGGTGCCTGTGCAGGATTGTATAAATACTATGGTGAGGGGCAGGAGCCAATAGCGAATTTCCCACCTAAAGAACCAAGAGCTGACGATTACTATTGTGAGGTAAAATTAGCACGTGAAACGGAAGATAGTACTCAAGTCGTTTTAAGAGTGCATAATGAATCCTGTCAGCCCCCTCATTATGAAACAGGGATGATGGTAAGATATTTCTTTAATATAAGTGAACTTTTAGAATTCGGCCAAAGTATAGACGATGTTATATTTGCTATTGAATACGACGAACAGATATCAATGCAACAGGAACCTATTACATACAGGGGTCCTTTCAAATGGGATGATGCAGGAACATATTATTATGAATTGGATTGGAGCGGCAAGAAAATATACGGAGACAGAGAGCTGCAAATTTCGTTTAGAGCGAAACAGGACCCAAATTACATAACTCACTGGGATTCATCCAATGACTATAGCAAGCAAAATGCTACAAACACTTATTCAATAAATAAAAATGTACCTGTATATTTGAATGGTGTAAAGGTATACGGAGAGGAACCTCCCAAGATGAGCCCTACACCGACTCCAACAATTGACCCTAGTGCAACTCCAGATGGCAATTCTTCTATTAAGGTATCCTATAAGTGCGGAACGGAGAATTTGGCTAAAAACACTATAAGATCAACAATAAATATCCAGAATACCGGAACTAATCCGATAAATTTATCGGACATAAAGGTTCGCTATTGGTTTACAAATGACGGCAGCGAGCAGAATTCTTTTACATGTGAATATGCCGCTTGTGAAACGGAAAATGTAACCGGGAGTTTCTACAATATAGATAATCCGGTAGATAGCGCAGATACATATTGCGAAATATCCTTTACTAAAGAAGCAGGTAAACTTGCACCTGGTGGAAGTACCGGAGCTATACCTTTTAGAATCGAAAGTACCTCGGTTTATAACCAGACAAATGACTATTCATACGATTCCGAAATGGCCGACACATTTGGGGATAATAGCAAAATTACTGCTTATGTAAAAGATGATCTTAAATATGGTATTGAACCTGTTTTAACTAATATCATTATTGGTGATCTAAACTCTAGTGGAAGAGTTGATTCAATTGACTTTGCCATCATGAGAATGTATTTGCTTGGGCTTGTTAAATTTGATGAAGAGACTTATACTTATAGAGCAGATGTAAATAGAGATAAAACTGTTAATGCAATCGATTTTGCATTTCTTAGAATGTACCTTCTTGGAAAGATAACTTCTTTTTAGTTTATTTAGTTGGCAGCTTAAAAACTGTTACAATTAAGAATAACGGGCTGGAGCATTATGAATCTTAATCTCATCATCTGGTATAGAAATTTTATATCTATACTGATGATGAGATTAGGTTATGTTATGAAATAGTTCCCGTATTTAAAATTTTAGAAAGTGAATTTCTGAAAACGTGGTTGTACTCAATATCCACCGTGATTTTTATTTAGGAATATCTTTATTTTTTTGATGAAATATGTTAAAATTAGAATATTAGTCTATCTAAATATATCAATTCATAAGGAGAATATATGGAAAGGACTTTAGTTATCTTAAAGCCTGATACGGTTAGGCGCAAGCTTATCGGAGAAATCATTTTCAGGTTTGAAAAAAAGAATCTTACAATTACTCATATGAAGGTTATGAATATTGAAACAGAGGTTGCTATTGAACATTATGCTCATGTAAAAGCTCTTCCGATTTTTGAAGATATGATAAAGTATATGACTTCAGGCCCTGTTGTTGTTATGATCATAACTGGCGAAAATGCTATTGGTATTGTTAGAAATATGCTTGGCAAAACAAGTTCTTTTGAATCATTACCTGGTACGATTAGAGGAGATTTTGGTTATCACAGTTTTGAAAACTTGGTACATGCCTCAGACTCAGTTAATAGTGCTGAGTTGGAAATTAAAAGGTTTTTTCCATCGTTAGTATAATAATATGTAAGCTATTTAAAATAACATTTTATAAAAGTATGCTAAAAGAGAATGGAGAATGATCCCATGATAATGGATTATGAAGGCTTTAAAAAGGAGATATATAAACTCTCGGGAATTGATCTTAGTGCATACAAAGAAAAACAAATGAAGAGAAGACTGGACTCTCTTATCAGTAAGAATAGTTTTGATGGTTATTCTTCTTATGTAGAGGCATTAAAAGTCAATGTACGTTTGTATAATGAGTTTATCAACTTTATGACGATTAATGTTTCGGAATTTTATAGAAACCCTGAACAGTGGACAAAACTCAAGTCAATAATACTACCGATGCTGCTTGAAAAGAACAAAGAACTAAAGGTTTGGAGTGCTGCATGTTCTAGCGGTGATGAACCTTACACATTGGTTATGGTATTAAATGAAATGCTGCCTCTTAGTAAAATTAAGATAATTGCGACAGATATTGATAAGGATATACTTGAAAAGGCAAAAGCTGGTGTTTATCTAGACAAAAGTGTAGCAAATCTACCTGATGACTATAAAAGAAAGTATTTTGATGTTGAAGGAAATTTATATAAGATAAAGGATGAGGTAAAAAAGTGCGTCGAATTTAAACATCACAACTTGCTTGCTGATCCTTATCCCACAAATTGTGACCTTATCGTATGTAGAAATGTTTTAATTTACTTTACAGAAGAAGCAAAAACTGATATATATGTAAAGTTCAGCAACTCACTAAAAACTGGTGGAGTGCTCTTTGTAGGCAGCACAGAACAGATAATCCTTTGTAGTAAATACTGTTTTAAGTCTTTGCAAACTTTTTTCTATCAAAAGGAGAAAGATTTGATTTGAGATATCATTTTGCAGATGTATTAAAATCGTATAGAATAAAATTAATTTTTAGTTTTGATTTAAGAAAATTGCAACTCGAATGTCTTAAAATCGAGCTGTACTAGACAATTTTAAGAATATTTATCATAAAACGAAGGGAGAGAATCATGAAAAGAAGGATAATGGCCTGGATTTTGCTGGCCGGTTTTTTACTTTTGATTATCAATTTGGTAACTTTCCAAAAATTCCTTACAGCTAGCTTTACTTTATATATAATCATCATTGCATACTATCTTATCTTTATGAATAAAAAACAATAGGTTTTGTATGAAATTCAGAACTGTATAATAATACCACCTTTTGCTAATACTTATAGCAGGAGGTGGTTTTTATTATAGTAGCTGTTCAAAAGGGATTGGATAGTATTAAATCCGGACTTAGAGAGAAAGGTTTTGAAGTAGTGGATATAGAGAGCTATAATTATCCTATTGATGCAATTGTATACGAGGGAAATTCATTTCAAATCTCATATGTCTCAAGGAACAACATGCCGGAAATGACCATGGGCAAAAGATCAAATTATGGAGTATTTATGGTGAATTCTCTTGGCAAGACGGTAGGAGAGATAGCAGATATGCTAAATACAAGATATTATAGTCCGCTTTTTTAATGTTGTATTTTTTATGCCTTAGGCATAATGAAAAAAACTTCCGCTATAATTTTGCTACAACACGCATGCTTCGCATGGGTGTCCCGCAAAAAAGCGTAAGTAATTTTTCGTTCATGCCTTAAAATAAAGTTTAAATTCTATTGACAAATAAAGTTCTCAATGCTAATCTTATGATAGAAATACCAAGTAAAGTACTTGGAATTGGAGGACTATTAATGAAACTATCTACTAAGGGACGTTACGGTGTGAAGTCCATGCTTGACCTTGCACTTCATAACGGGGAAGGTCCTGTTGCGTTGAAAAGTATAGCAGAAAGACAGGATATTTCTGAAAACTACTTGGAACAACTTTTTGCGACCCTTAGAAAGGCAGGTCATGTTAAAAGTGTTAGAGGGTCACAAGGTGGTTATATACTTGCCAACAGTCCTGAAAACATCACAATTGGAGCCATTTTGAGAGCACTTGAAGGTTCACTTGCTCCCGTTGAGTGTGTAGTTGAGGATGATCCTATTAAATGTACAAAGTCGGATCAATGTGTCACCAGAATAATATGGGAAAAAATCAGGGACAAGGTTAATGAAGTAGTTGATTCCATAACACTCTACGACCTTATAGAAGAATATACAAAGAATAATGAAAGCAAAGGATATATATTCAATATATAATCCCTACAAATTTAGTAAGATATTTTTGCTTTAAACTAATTTTATAGGGAATAAATAAAAAAGCAATATAATAATAACGAGACTTATAGAACATTCTAATATATTTTTATTTAAATAATAAGTAAGGAGCACTGAATATGGATAACAGAATAATATACTTTGATCATGCAGCAACAACTCCTGTAAAGCCTGAGGTTATTGAAGAAATGATGCCTTATTTCAGAAATAAGTTCGGTAATGCCTCTTCAATATACAGTATAGGCAGAGAGAGTAAAAAAGCTGTAGAAGTGGCAAGAGAGAGGGTCGCAAAATCGTTAGGTGCACTAACAAGAGAGATATTTTTCACAGGTTCCGGTTCTGAAGCAGATAATTGGGCTATTAAGGGAGTAGCTTATGCAAATCGAGATAAGGGAAACCATATAATTACTACAGCAATAGAACATCATGCAGTGCTTCATACATGCCAGTATCTTGAAAGTGATGGATTTGAAGTTACTTACCTGCCTGTAGATGAAAACGGATTGGTTTCACCAGAACAGGTAAGAAACGCAATTAAACCTAATACAATATTGATAACAATAATGTATGCCAACAATGAGATTGGAACAGTTCAGCCTATAGCTGAAATTGGCAAAATTGCAAAGGAAAAAAATGTGTATTTCCATACAGACGCTGTACAGGCTGTAGGTAATATACCTATAAATGTTAATGAATTAAATGTAGATTTATTATCCCTTTCAGGCCACAAATTTTATGGTCCGAAAGGTGTAGGTGCCTTATATATCAGAAAAGGCGTTAAGATTACAACATTCCTTCATGGCGGTGCCCAGGAAAGAGGAAGAAGAGCAAGTACGGAGAATGTGCCTGGAATTGTTGGACTTGGAAAAGCAATTGAGCTTGCAACACAGAACATTGAGCAGTATAATAGAAAATTGATGGAATTAAGAGATAGGACTATTGAAGAAATTACAAAAAAAATACCGTTTGTGAAGCTAAATGGTGACAGATATAAGAGGCTGCCCGGCAATGTTAATTTTTCTTTTGAGTTTATAGAAGGTGAATCTCTTTTATTAATGCTTGATATGAAAGGAATTGCGGCATCGAGTGGCTCTGCATGTACTTCAGGCTCGCTTGATCCGTCCCATGTATTGTTGGCAATTGGCTTACCTCATGAGATAGCTCACGGTTCATTAAGAGTGACTTTTGGTGATGAAAATACTCATGAAGATGTAGATTATCTGATGGAAGTGTTGCCATTAATAGTTGAAAGATTAAGGGAAATGTCCCCATTATATGAAAAGGTGAAAAGAGGGAATTAATATGTATAGTGAAAAGGTAATGGACCATTTTATGAACCCTAGAAATGTTGGCGAAATTGATAACGCTGACGGTGTAGGTGAAGTAGGAAACGCTAAATGTGGCGATATTATGAAAATATATCTGAAAATAGAGAACGATATCATTAAAGATGCCAAATTCAAAACATTTGGCTGCGGAGCTGCAGTCGCAACCAGCAGTATGGCTACAGAGCTTGTTGTTGGCAAGACGGTTGAAGAGGCTCTCAAAATTACAAATCAGGCTGTTGCTGAAGCATTAGATGGTCTTCCTCCTGTTAAGATGCACTGCTCCAACCTTGCTGAAGAAGCTATAAGAGCAGCCATAGAAGATTATCTGAGAAAAAACGGCAGACTTGATGAAAGTTGTGACTGCGGTGCTTGCGGAAGACGTTGTGATGATATACACCATGAGTTTGATGAGGACGACGATGACTAAAAAGAGCGTTATGATAGGTATGAGCGGCGGCGTTGATAGTTCAGTAGCTGCCGCTGTACTTTTAGAAAAAGGTTATGATGTTATAGGTGTCACAATGCAAATATGGCCGGAAACTAAAGAAGAGGTCAAATTAACTGAAGGCGGCTGCTGCTCACTGTCGGCAGTTGATGATGCCAGAGGTGTAGCTAACAGCCTTGGGATACCATATTATGTACTTAATTTCAAAGAGGTTTTTGAAGAGAAGGTCATAAACTATTTTATAGACGAATACTTAAAGGGAAAGACGCCTAACCCTTGTATAGCGTGCAACAGGCATGTAAAATTTGAATCGCTGTTGAGCAAGGCTGTTTCGATGGGCCTTGACTATGTAGCTACAGGACATTACGCAATAATTGAATACGATGAGAATAGGAAGAGGTATCTTTTAAAAAAATCAGTAACACAGCAGAAGGATCAAACATATGCTCTGTACAATCTGACACAAGATCAGCTTTCAAAAGTGCTTATGCCTATTGGTAACTATAGCAAGGATGTTGTCAGGCAAAAAGCTGCAGAACTTGGACTTTGTGTTGCATCAAAGCCTGACAGCCAGGAGATATGCTTTGTAGATGACAACAATTACGGTAGATTTATCCAAGAAAACACCGATAAAAAAATAGTTCCGGGGAATTTTGTAGATACAAAGGGGAATATTCTAGGAAGGCATAAAGGCTTAATACACTATACAGTCGGACAAAGAAAGGGCTTAGGGATCGCTTTTGGAAAACCAATGTATGTTATTGGCCTGGATGTTAAGAATAATAATGTAATACTCGGTGATAACAGTGAAGTATTTAGCGATAAATTAATAGCCGATGACTTGAATTTTATCTCAATTGATGGCTTGTATGAGCCTATGAGAGTAAAAGCAAAGATAAGATATTCAGCTAAAGAAGGGGATGCAACAATCATCCCTATTGAAAACGGCAAAGTACGGGTAGAATTTGATACTCCTCAGAGAGCTATAACTCCCGGCCAATCGGTCGTATTTTATGAGGACGATATAGTAGTTGGAGGCGGAATTATACAAGAATAGCTATTCTTCCATGTAAGGCATAGAAGCTTAATAAAATTCTTGTAAACTTAAAGTCTATATGTTAGAATAATTTAAAGACTGTGAAAGAGTGAAAGTAGTTGTCTATGGTTACACAAAAGAGAGTAGTCCGGTTGGTGAGAGGGCTTCAGCACATAGATTAACCAAATACCCTCTGGAGTTGCATGCTGAAAGTGTTTTTACATACACCACTAAGCAGAGCCGGAAGCCTACCGTTATATTGGCGGTGTATAATGAGGTACACTATATTTTGGTGTACGAATTAAGGTGGTACCACGGGAGCTTTCTCGTCCTTAACATAAGGATGTGAGGGCTTTTTTAGTTGGTATTTTTCTTTATACAGATTTGACTTTATAAATAAGATTGTTTAGGAGGAAACAATATGTCTAGTGTGTTTGAAACATTAAAGCAAAGAGGATTTATAGCACAGGTAACCCACGAGGAAACTGTAAGGGAACTTCTTGAAAAGGAAAAAGTTACTTTCTATATTGGTTTTGATCCAACAGCAGATAGTCTTCATGTAGGACATTTTTTGCAGATGGTTGTTATGGCACATATGCAGCGTGCAGGACATAAACCAATAGCCATAATCGGAGGCGGAACAGCAATGGTAGGCGATCCGAGCGGCAAAACTGATATGAGAAGAATGATGACACGCGAAGAAATACAAAGTAATGCTAACAATTTTAAAAAGCAATTGTCCAATTTTATTGACTTTAGTGATAATAAAGCGATAATGGTGGATAATGCTGACTGGCTTCTGGATTTGAATTATGTAAAATTCTTAAGGGAGGTAGGAGTTCATTTTTCAGTGAACAGGATGCTCACTGCAGAATGCTTTAAATCAAGACTTGAGAAAGGTTTATCCTTTATAGAATTTAATTACATGCTCATGCAGAGCTACGATTTCTTGAAATTATACCAGGATCATGGGTGTTTGCTCGAACTTGGAGGAGA encodes:
- a CDS encoding glycoside hydrolase family 9 protein, which codes for MKRVSILVSLAIILVSIIPQLVMAEETNFNYVDAFSKSILFYEANWCGPDAGNNRIKWRGPCHVEDGKDVGIDLTGGFHDCGDHVKFGLPQCASASTLGWAYYEFKDVFVDKGQDEYMLNILKHFCDYFMKCFPDKTTFYYQVGDGDVDHQYWGPPELQTYERPAYYVATPSKPGSDVAGDAAAALALMYLNYKDKDLEYANQCLTYAKDLYTFGMTYRGNSKGQSYYLPRDYLDELMWGSIWLYVATNDKTYMDNVEKLMVEKKISGDNMFNDHWTQCWDYVLTGVFIKLATLSSDPKYKIIAEEHLDYWQNGLTTTPGGLKYLDSWGVCKYPAAESMAQLVYYKQTGDQDCLNFAKSQIDYILGNNPNNMSYVVGFGDNYPKYPHHRAASGMLEGPPADEKKETPERHILYGALVGGADMSDEYNDDVNLYVYSETGLDYNAGLVGALAGMSKYFGKDQMPEDTPGIEGEPTQYYTEAKIYKANTEGVTIDLNMYNVVTSPPQYESGLSCRYFLDFSEYASSGINPAKFTTKVYYSPAGAVISSIKPWDEDKSIYYVEITFPNDKLYARTYVQFAIYNYESKLWDSSNDFSTVGLTSTYTRMENIPIYKNGVQVSGKNPSGEGPEVTPTFTSKVTPTPTATSSDYIYGDVNGDGSANSIDFGVMRMYLLGMIDAFPYENGIKAGDLNNNGDFNSIDFGIMRQYMLGIITKLPVEK
- a CDS encoding glycoside hydrolase family 9 protein; translation: MYNVQKERIKIRIKSRGRLSIFLSLVLITGQLFSSGAVFAEAPPETFTPAEGWENYDYFNFAEALQKSLYFYDAEKCGTDAGYDKGGRLEWRGSCHEGDEKIPLADTSLSKAFLEKYRNIIDPDGDGTVDLHGGFHDAGDHVRFGLPQSYAASTLGWGFNEFRESYKAIGEEEHMIEILKYFTDTFLRCSFLDGDGNLIAFCYMVGEGDADHTYWGPPELYPENIPRPADFATAETPGSDVCASTAAALCTSYMNFKDTDPKYAEQCLTVAKAMYDFAKKYRGKHNGDGYYTSDYDEDELAWAAVWLYQCTENMDYIKDITAVDETGNYIGYMKRIIPETFKQNIWYNSWVHCWDAVWGGTFLKLNQLFPDNELYNFIARWNVEYLSGGAAKHEDPKDTNYYKTSPAGYSMINGWGSARYNAAAQLSALVYMKYHPERTDFGEWAKGQMEYLMGRNPMGYSYIVGYGYEQGLPFAHHPHHRAAHGSKTNSMNDPEEHRHILWGALAGGPDLNDYHMDSTTEYAYNEVAVDYNAAFVGACAGLYKYYGEGQEPIANFPPKEPRADDYYCEVKLARETEDSTQVVLRVHNESCQPPHYETGMMVRYFFNISELLEFGQSIDDVIFAIEYDEQISMQQEPITYRGPFKWDDAGTYYYELDWSGKKIYGDRELQISFRAKQDPNYITHWDSSNDYSKQNATNTYSINKNVPVYLNGVKVYGEEPPKMSPTPTPTIDPSATPDGNSSIKVSYKCGTENLAKNTIRSTINIQNTGTNPINLSDIKVRYWFTNDGSEQNSFTCEYAACETENVTGSFYNIDNPVDSADTYCEISFTKEAGKLAPGGSTGAIPFRIESTSVYNQTNDYSYDSEMADTFGDNSKITAYVKDDLKYGIEPVLTNIIIGDLNSSGRVDSIDFAIMRMYLLGLVKFDEETYTYRADVNRDKTVNAIDFAFLRMYLLGKITSF
- the ndk gene encoding nucleoside-diphosphate kinase, yielding MERTLVILKPDTVRRKLIGEIIFRFEKKNLTITHMKVMNIETEVAIEHYAHVKALPIFEDMIKYMTSGPVVVMIITGENAIGIVRNMLGKTSSFESLPGTIRGDFGYHSFENLVHASDSVNSAELEIKRFFPSLV
- a CDS encoding CheR family methyltransferase, encoding MIMDYEGFKKEIYKLSGIDLSAYKEKQMKRRLDSLISKNSFDGYSSYVEALKVNVRLYNEFINFMTINVSEFYRNPEQWTKLKSIILPMLLEKNKELKVWSAACSSGDEPYTLVMVLNEMLPLSKIKIIATDIDKDILEKAKAGVYLDKSVANLPDDYKRKYFDVEGNLYKIKDEVKKCVEFKHHNLLADPYPTNCDLIVCRNVLIYFTEEAKTDIYVKFSNSLKTGGVLFVGSTEQIILCSKYCFKSLQTFFYQKEKDLI
- a CDS encoding YkuS family protein translates to MVFIIVAVQKGLDSIKSGLREKGFEVVDIESYNYPIDAIVYEGNSFQISYVSRNNMPEMTMGKRSNYGVFMVNSLGKTVGEIADMLNTRYYSPLF
- a CDS encoding RrF2 family transcriptional regulator, giving the protein MKLSTKGRYGVKSMLDLALHNGEGPVALKSIAERQDISENYLEQLFATLRKAGHVKSVRGSQGGYILANSPENITIGAILRALEGSLAPVECVVEDDPIKCTKSDQCVTRIIWEKIRDKVNEVVDSITLYDLIEEYTKNNESKGYIFNI
- the nifS gene encoding cysteine desulfurase NifS — translated: MDNRIIYFDHAATTPVKPEVIEEMMPYFRNKFGNASSIYSIGRESKKAVEVARERVAKSLGALTREIFFTGSGSEADNWAIKGVAYANRDKGNHIITTAIEHHAVLHTCQYLESDGFEVTYLPVDENGLVSPEQVRNAIKPNTILITIMYANNEIGTVQPIAEIGKIAKEKNVYFHTDAVQAVGNIPINVNELNVDLLSLSGHKFYGPKGVGALYIRKGVKITTFLHGGAQERGRRASTENVPGIVGLGKAIELATQNIEQYNRKLMELRDRTIEEITKKIPFVKLNGDRYKRLPGNVNFSFEFIEGESLLLMLDMKGIAASSGSACTSGSLDPSHVLLAIGLPHEIAHGSLRVTFGDENTHEDVDYLMEVLPLIVERLREMSPLYEKVKRGN
- the nifU gene encoding Fe-S cluster assembly scaffold protein NifU produces the protein MYSEKVMDHFMNPRNVGEIDNADGVGEVGNAKCGDIMKIYLKIENDIIKDAKFKTFGCGAAVATSSMATELVVGKTVEEALKITNQAVAEALDGLPPVKMHCSNLAEEAIRAAIEDYLRKNGRLDESCDCGACGRRCDDIHHEFDEDDDD
- the mnmA gene encoding tRNA 2-thiouridine(34) synthase MnmA is translated as MTKKSVMIGMSGGVDSSVAAAVLLEKGYDVIGVTMQIWPETKEEVKLTEGGCCSLSAVDDARGVANSLGIPYYVLNFKEVFEEKVINYFIDEYLKGKTPNPCIACNRHVKFESLLSKAVSMGLDYVATGHYAIIEYDENRKRYLLKKSVTQQKDQTYALYNLTQDQLSKVLMPIGNYSKDVVRQKAAELGLCVASKPDSQEICFVDDNNYGRFIQENTDKKIVPGNFVDTKGNILGRHKGLIHYTVGQRKGLGIAFGKPMYVIGLDVKNNNVILGDNSEVFSDKLIADDLNFISIDGLYEPMRVKAKIRYSAKEGDATIIPIENGKVRVEFDTPQRAITPGQSVVFYEDDIVVGGGIIQE